From the genome of Sulfitobacter sp. D7, one region includes:
- a CDS encoding electron transfer flavoprotein subunit beta/FixA family protein, which yields MKIIAPIKHLIDYNVKVRVKADGSGVGLANVKMSMNPFDEIAVEEAIRLKEAGKADELVVVSIGVKQAQETLRTALAMGADRAILVVAADDVHQDIEPLAVAKILKAVIDAEAPGLVIAGKQAIDNDMNATGQMLAALLGWGQATYASEVAIEGEHAVVTREVDGGLQTIKVKLPAIVTADLRLNEPRYASLPNIMKAKKKPLDEKTAADFGVDVTPRLTVVKTAEPAARSAGEMVGSVDELVSKLKEKGIV from the coding sequence ATGAAAATAATTGCACCTATAAAACACCTAATTGATTACAACGTGAAGGTTCGCGTTAAGGCGGACGGTAGCGGAGTTGGTCTCGCGAATGTGAAGATGTCGATGAACCCGTTCGACGAGATTGCGGTTGAAGAGGCGATCCGTCTGAAGGAAGCGGGCAAGGCGGACGAGCTTGTCGTCGTGTCGATCGGCGTGAAACAGGCGCAGGAAACGCTGCGCACGGCGCTGGCGATGGGCGCGGACCGGGCGATCCTCGTCGTGGCCGCCGACGACGTGCACCAAGATATCGAGCCGCTGGCGGTGGCCAAGATCCTAAAGGCCGTGATCGACGCCGAGGCGCCGGGCCTGGTGATCGCGGGCAAACAGGCGATCGACAACGACATGAACGCGACCGGCCAGATGCTGGCGGCGCTGCTGGGCTGGGGTCAGGCGACCTATGCCTCTGAGGTTGCGATCGAGGGCGAGCATGCCGTCGTGACCCGCGAAGTGGACGGCGGTCTGCAGACCATCAAGGTGAAGCTGCCGGCGATCGTCACCGCCGACCTGCGCCTGAACGAGCCGCGCTACGCCTCGCTGCCCAACATCATGAAAGCCAAGAAGAAACCGCTGGACGAAAAGACCGCCGCCGATTTCGGCGTCGATGTCACGCCGCGCCTGACCGTCGTCAAGACGGCAGAGCCCGCCGCGCGTTCGGCCGGGGAAATGGTTGGCTCGGTCGACGAGCTGGTGTCGAAGCTGAAAGAAAAGGGGATCGTGTAA
- a CDS encoding SDR family NAD(P)-dependent oxidoreductase: MGRVSGKVALVTGGAMGMGKAHCETLAREGAHVFVTDRDTEAGESVVKGIIGAGGKAEFIQHDVTLEEDWKNVISTVQSSAGRLDVLVNNAGILILKPLHETSPDEFDMTINVNVRGVYLGIRAAVPLMKETEKASIINISSIYGIVGAASAGAYIGSKGAVRMLTKSCAVDLAESGIRVNSIHPGVIDTPMTKDLLHADEETRQAILGATLLKRPSKPEEVSNAVLFLASDESSFVHGAEIVVDGGYTAN; encoded by the coding sequence ATGGGACGGGTATCCGGAAAAGTCGCACTGGTAACAGGTGGCGCCATGGGCATGGGAAAAGCCCATTGTGAAACGCTGGCACGTGAAGGCGCGCATGTATTTGTAACCGACCGTGATACGGAAGCGGGTGAAAGCGTAGTAAAAGGTATCATTGGAGCCGGAGGGAAGGCGGAATTCATTCAGCATGACGTGACGCTTGAAGAAGATTGGAAGAATGTCATCTCCACGGTGCAATCAAGTGCTGGTCGACTTGATGTGCTAGTGAACAACGCTGGCATTCTCATTCTGAAGCCGCTCCACGAAACCTCGCCTGACGAATTTGACATGACGATCAACGTCAATGTACGCGGTGTTTATCTCGGTATCCGAGCCGCGGTTCCATTGATGAAAGAGACCGAAAAAGCATCAATTATCAATATTTCTTCAATCTATGGGATTGTTGGTGCCGCTTCGGCGGGAGCCTACATTGGATCCAAAGGCGCCGTACGGATGTTGACCAAATCCTGCGCAGTCGACCTGGCCGAAAGTGGCATACGTGTCAATTCGATCCATCCCGGTGTCATCGATACTCCCATGACAAAAGATCTGCTACACGCCGACGAAGAGACCCGGCAGGCAATTCTGGGGGCCACGCTGCTCAAGCGGCCAAGCAAACCTGAAGAGGTTTCGAATGCGGTCCTGTTCCTCGCATCGGATGAGTCATCGTTCGTTCACGGAGCAGAGATTGTAGTAGATGGCGGTTATACTGCGAATTGA